From one Amaranthus tricolor cultivar Red isolate AtriRed21 chromosome 17, ASM2621246v1, whole genome shotgun sequence genomic stretch:
- the LOC130804860 gene encoding uncharacterized protein LOC130804860 yields the protein MGVNMELEFDKYCKVGRSPRTVLSVPHPEKKGERRSRKGRHSSKNDGYDLISLEGEGFTEIKFRNYRSVSCKNLPSENVELECNEVPRRRGSVYQSTTERNSRRSETRGGRKKVEFSLDSEAPFSFSILDSICGSDEEAELDQKRSSIMSSDAVSSTKLPKQPCSMDLKERPTNCGSSAERDLMDNRKFICEQVKGPSNNGNVLKERDSLALNKSLSAKLAIPHSPTHSEGDSTKGSPKTRLKKMFDPFTKSKSQRTPSNDAKSLSLGDMGKTKTLRKSLLHDFSSVVPNVEIGTLPLTKVRQQAVEPCSPAHLRGNLKMEQKHGVPYFEFSMAHLEDLFVAKTWKAENALNWVYTFHSVQGRKRSNASGWGMKYIDKDSLMVGQMQVSCYLCSEIRGGGDFSNSMMTEFVLYDIGHARRNITADEDTNCNENPPKVFDASNDRSSEGNIELDDLFDLSKPKQPTTSDHHGLDNSSPYPWAPNDLRPSFEAAAVVVQAPFEKRESLKYRKGDKLSEQVTKDTRDDSNQVKINVVTPMGNHGLPTSGESRGPSPLLDRWRLGGGCDCGGWDIGCPLLVFGNPTKCTDEHSHLKKDDPLKLYVQGGKENMPALTISITEKGKYAVDFHAQLSVLQAFAVCVAIMHTTDASSLVEQEKSKELLQCSSVKVLVEDEVKILIEAVTEEEKKKAAKRAGQNQPSFVLNPPFSPIARV from the exons ATGGGTGTAAATATGGAGTTGGAATTTGATAAATACTGCAAAGTAGGTCGAAGTCCTCGAACCGTTCTATCCGTACCACATCCTGAGAAAAAAGGCGAGCGTAGGAGTAGAAAAGGAAGACACAGTTCCAAGAATGATGGTTATGATTTAATAAGTTTGGAAGGAGAAGGATTTACCGAAATTAAGTTTCGGAATTATCGAAGTGTTTCCTGTAAGAATCTTCCATCGGAGAATGTTGAATTAGAATGCAATGAAGTCCCGAGGAGACGTGGTTCTGTTTATCAGAGCACCACTGAGAGGAATTCTAGAAGGTCAGAAACTCGTGGTGGTAGAAAAAAAGTCGAGTTTTCACTCGATAGTGAGGCACCCTTTTCTTTTAGTATTCTTGATTCGATTTGTGGGTCGGATGAGGAAGCTGAGCTCGATCAAAAGAGATCATCAATAATGTCTTCTGACGCAGTTTCTTCCACGAAGCTTCCTAAACAGCCGTGTAGTATGGATTTGAAAGAAAGGCCAACCAATTGTGGATCGTCTGCTGAGAGAGATTTGATGGATAATCGGAAGTTCATTTGTGAACAAGTTAAGGGTCCGTCAAATAACGGTAATGTCCTCAAGGAGAGAGATTCACTCGCCTTAAACAAGTCTCTATCTGCTAAGCTTGCAATTCCACATTCCCCGACTCATTCAGAAGGGGATAGTACGAAAGGAAGCCCTAAAACCCGTTTGAAAAAAATGTTCGATCCTTTTACGAAATCTAAATCTCAGCGAACGCCTTCAAATGATGCCAAATCATTGAGCCTAGGAGATATGGGGAAAACTAAAACTCTACGAAAATCCTTGTTACATGATTTTTCAAGTGTTGTACCAAATGTAGAGATTGGAACCCTTCCTTTGACAAAAGTGCGACAGCAGGCTGTCGAGCCATGCTCACCTGCCCATCTTAGAGGCAATCTCAAGATGGAACAGAAGCATGGAGTGCCATATTTCGAGTTCTCGATGGCACACTTGGAAGATTTGTTTGTGGCCAAAACATGGAAGGCCGAAAATGCACTTAATTGGGTGTATACTTTTCATTCTGTTCAAGGAAGGAAGAGAAGTAATGCAAGTGGGTGGGGAATGAAGTACATTGATAAAGATTCTCTAATGGTTGGGCAAATGCAGGTTTCATGCTATCTTTGTTCAGAGATTAGAGGTGGCGGTGATTTTAGTAACTCGATGATGACCGAGTTTGTGTTGTACGATATTGGTCATGCAAGAAGAAATATTACTGCTGATGAAGATACTAACTGCAACGAAAATCCTCCCAAGGTTTTCGATGCTTCAAATGATAGGTCGTCAGAAGGAAACATCGAGTTGGATGATTTATTTGATCTTTCAAAGCCGAAACAGCCTACAACGAGTGACCATCATGGTTTGGATAACTCGTCACCTTACCCATGGGCACCGAATGATTTGCGACCGAGCTTTGAAGCTGCAGCTGTTGTGGTTCAAGCTCCTTTTGAGAAAAGGGAAAGCTTAAAGTACAGAAAAGGGGATAAGCTTAGTGAGCAGGTTACGAAGGACACACGTGACGATAGTAACCAAGTTAAGATCAATGTAGTGACCCCAATGGGAAACCATGGGTTGCCGACTAGTGGTGAAAGTAGAGGACCTTCTCCGTTGCTCGATAGATGGAGGCTCGGTGGAGGGTGTGATTGCGGTGGATGGGATATTGGTTGCCCACTTCTTGTCTTTGGGAATCCAACGAAATGCACGGATGAGCATTCCCATTTGAAAAAGGATGACCCTCTAAAACTTTATGTTCAG GGAGGAAAAGAAAACATGCCAGCTTTGACGATATCAATCACCGAGAAAGGGAAATATGCTGTCGACTTCCATGCACAACTATCCGTTTTACAGGCTTTTGCTGTCTGTGTTGCTATTATGCACACAACAGACGCTTCAAGCCTGGTCGAGCAAGAGAAAAGCAAGGAGTTGTTGCAATGTAGCTCCGTAAAAGTCCTGGTTGAGGATGAAGTGAAAATATTGATAGAAGCTGTTACGGAGGAGGAAAAGAAGAAAGCTGCGAAGCGAGCAGGACAAAATCAGCCATCTTTTGTGCTCAATCCACCCTTTTCTCCTATTGCCCGAGTTTAG
- the LOC130804861 gene encoding uncharacterized protein LOC130804861 isoform X1, producing MVKCNKSSTHNQKPVKFRAKSLEGPYFEIADFSGGSFDNSSSNDNKHERENLSSLSPKIMSTRDLISTVGQILDCASRSLSRFQPKESFGSSGTVSVKDNGAHYLVRNDSFGVIDFIDRGYFHVDVNPSSCFSCIMQHSLKFQRAVRRVQYSPYNDHLIENFLWQKEDDSFIKNDIWLKEKNHVNLENICSLLSSYGWMSQISVWPKHRMSESSEATNTVDAFISKAAACHHEMSLSNVRPGNFDMCVDTPNLKDLISDGIDKVILPRKISQSFLYRASFLYEMRHNDFAASLSTTTSLERHLDGHVEIAVPDCIHEPNQFDVDADHRLHNELRQSEKFHVEDQLQSENCSSITNKPDPVLAKQEHAVSGALAGIFVSLCLHPIDTVKTIVQSCRLGQKPICYIWQSVLSERGLPGLYRGITSNITTSAPISAIYTFTYESVKEFLLPSLRKEYYSVAHCTAGACASIATSFVFTPSERIKQQMQVNSEYRNCWSAVQRITEVGGLRSLYAGWGAVLCRNVPHSIIKFYTYESLKRMLMSSQSPDDQPSTLQTLLCGGLAGSTAALFSTPFDVVKTKLQTQMPGSIRRYDSILNALQDIQEHEGIRGLYRGLIPRLAMCMSQGALFFASYEFFKSFLSLELRQRKAETLHHKQDSEDDPLLSIID from the exons ATGGTGAAGTGTAATAAGTCTTCCACTCACAACCAAAAACCAGTAAAATTCAGAGCTAAATCACTTGAAGGTCCTTATTTTGAGATTGCTGATTTTTCTGGTGGAAGTTTTGATAACAGTTCATCAAACGATAACAAACATGAAAGAGAAAACTTATCATCGCTGTCTCCTAAGATTATGAGCACAAGAGATCTCATATCAACAGTCGGGCAAATATTGGATTGTGCTAGTCGCTCTCTTTCACGTTTTCAACCTAAAGAAAGCTTCGGCTCCTCAGGAACTGTCAGTGTTAAGGATAATGGTGCACATTATTTAGTTCGGAATGATAGTTTTGGCGTAATCGATTTCATAGACAGAGGATATTTTCATGTTGACGTAAACCCATCTAGCTGTTTTTCATGCATCATGCAACACAGTTTGAAATTCCAAAGAGCAGTTCGAAGGGTGCAATATAGCCCATACAATGATCATTTGATTGAGAATTTCTTATGGCAAAAGGAAGATGATAGTTTCATCAAGAACGATATCTGGTTGAAGGAGAAGAATCATGTTAATCTAGAAAATATTTGTAGCTTACTGAGTAGTTATGGGTGGATGAGCCAAATTTCAGTTTGGCCGAAGCATCGTATGTCAGAATCCAGCGAGGCCACGAATACTGTCGATGCCTTCATCTCCAAGGCTGCTGCTTGTCACCATGAAATGAGTCTAAGCAATGTCAGGCCTGGAAATTTTGATATGTGCGTTGATACACCCAACTTGAAGGATCTAATCTCTGATGGAATTGATAAGGTTATTTTACCAAGAAAAATATCTCAATCCTTTTTGTATAGGGCTAGTTTTCTTTATGAGATGCGGCATAATGATTTTGCGGCTAGTCTGTCTACAACTACGAGTTTGGAACGTCATCTGGATGGTCATGTGGAAATTGCGGTGCCAGACTGTATTCATGAGCCAAATCAATTCGATGTGGACGCTGATCATCGGTTGCATAATGAATTGAGGCAATCAGAGAAATTTCATGTTGAAGATCAACTTCAAAGTGAGAACTGCTCATCTATAACAAACAAACCGGATCCTGTACTAGCCAAACAAGAGCATGCTGTTTCTGGAGCCTTAGCTGGCATATTTGTTAGTCTGTGCTTACATCCAATAGATACAGTCAAAACTATTGTTCAATCTTGTCGACTTGGGCAAAAGCCTATTTGTTACATATGGCAATCAGTACTTTCTGAGAGAG GATTACCTGGACTATATCGTGGAATAACTAGCAACATCACGACATCTGCTCCTATTTCAGCTATCTATACCTTCACATATGAATCTGTGAAAGAATTCTTGCTTCCATCTCTTAGAAAG GAATATTACTCTGTTGCACATTGCACTGCTGGTGCTTGTGCTAGTATTGCTACATCATTTGTGTTCACTCCGAGTGAGCGTATTAAGCAGCAGATGCAAGTCAATTCAGAGTATCGAAACTGCTG GAGTGCAGTGCAGAGAATTACTGAGGTGGGAGGTCTACGATCTCTTTATGCGGGTTGGGGAGCTGTACTCTGCAGGAATGTACCACATTCGATCATCAAA TTCTACACATATGAAAGCTTGAAGCGCATGCTCATGTCTTCACAATCTCCTGATGACCAGCCGAGCACTTTGCAAACG CTGTTATGTGGAGGACTGGCTGGATCTACTGCTGCTTTGTTTTCTACTCCATTTGATGTTGTGAAAACAAAGTTACAGACTCAG ATGCCTGGTTCTATACGAAGATATGATAGCATTCTTAACGCCCTTCAAGATATACAAGAGCATGAAGGTATTAGAGGTCTTTACAG GGGTTTGATTCCCCGACTTGCTATGTGTATGTCCCAAGGAGCATTGTTTTTTGCGTCATACGAATTTTTCAAGAGTTTCTTATCATTGGAGCTTCGCCAACGTAAAGCCGAGACGCTGCATCATAAACAGGACAGTGAAGATGATccattattatcaattatagaTTAG
- the LOC130804861 gene encoding uncharacterized protein LOC130804861 isoform X2: MVKCNKSSTHNQKPVKFRAKSLEGPYFEIADFSGGSFDNSSSNDNKHERENLSSLSPKIMSTRDLISTVGQILDCASRSLSRFQPKESFGSSGTVSVKDNGAHYLVRNDSFGVIDFIDRGYFHVDVNPSSCFSCIMQHSLKFQRAVRRVQYSPYNDHLIENFLWQKEDDSFIKNDIWLKEKNHVNLENICSLLSSYGWMSQISVWPKHRMSESSEATNTVDAFISKAAACHHEMSLSNVRPGNFDMCVDTPNLKDLISDGIDKVILPRKISQSFLYRASFLYEMRHNDFAASLSTTTSLERHLDGHVEIAVPDCIHEPNQFDVDADHRLHNELRQSEKFHVEDQLQSENCSSITNKPDPVLAKQEHAVSGALAGIFVSLCLHPIDTVKTIVQSCRLGQKPICYIWQSVLSERGLPGLYRGITSNITTSAPISAIYTFTYESVKEFLLPSLRKEYYSVAHCTAGACASIATSFVFTPSERIKQQMQVNSEYRNCWSAVQRITEVGGLRSLYAGWGAVLCRNVPHSIIKFYTYESLKRMLMSSQSPDDQPSTLQTLHLIKSINTLAMKTLYLFLFV, from the exons ATGGTGAAGTGTAATAAGTCTTCCACTCACAACCAAAAACCAGTAAAATTCAGAGCTAAATCACTTGAAGGTCCTTATTTTGAGATTGCTGATTTTTCTGGTGGAAGTTTTGATAACAGTTCATCAAACGATAACAAACATGAAAGAGAAAACTTATCATCGCTGTCTCCTAAGATTATGAGCACAAGAGATCTCATATCAACAGTCGGGCAAATATTGGATTGTGCTAGTCGCTCTCTTTCACGTTTTCAACCTAAAGAAAGCTTCGGCTCCTCAGGAACTGTCAGTGTTAAGGATAATGGTGCACATTATTTAGTTCGGAATGATAGTTTTGGCGTAATCGATTTCATAGACAGAGGATATTTTCATGTTGACGTAAACCCATCTAGCTGTTTTTCATGCATCATGCAACACAGTTTGAAATTCCAAAGAGCAGTTCGAAGGGTGCAATATAGCCCATACAATGATCATTTGATTGAGAATTTCTTATGGCAAAAGGAAGATGATAGTTTCATCAAGAACGATATCTGGTTGAAGGAGAAGAATCATGTTAATCTAGAAAATATTTGTAGCTTACTGAGTAGTTATGGGTGGATGAGCCAAATTTCAGTTTGGCCGAAGCATCGTATGTCAGAATCCAGCGAGGCCACGAATACTGTCGATGCCTTCATCTCCAAGGCTGCTGCTTGTCACCATGAAATGAGTCTAAGCAATGTCAGGCCTGGAAATTTTGATATGTGCGTTGATACACCCAACTTGAAGGATCTAATCTCTGATGGAATTGATAAGGTTATTTTACCAAGAAAAATATCTCAATCCTTTTTGTATAGGGCTAGTTTTCTTTATGAGATGCGGCATAATGATTTTGCGGCTAGTCTGTCTACAACTACGAGTTTGGAACGTCATCTGGATGGTCATGTGGAAATTGCGGTGCCAGACTGTATTCATGAGCCAAATCAATTCGATGTGGACGCTGATCATCGGTTGCATAATGAATTGAGGCAATCAGAGAAATTTCATGTTGAAGATCAACTTCAAAGTGAGAACTGCTCATCTATAACAAACAAACCGGATCCTGTACTAGCCAAACAAGAGCATGCTGTTTCTGGAGCCTTAGCTGGCATATTTGTTAGTCTGTGCTTACATCCAATAGATACAGTCAAAACTATTGTTCAATCTTGTCGACTTGGGCAAAAGCCTATTTGTTACATATGGCAATCAGTACTTTCTGAGAGAG GATTACCTGGACTATATCGTGGAATAACTAGCAACATCACGACATCTGCTCCTATTTCAGCTATCTATACCTTCACATATGAATCTGTGAAAGAATTCTTGCTTCCATCTCTTAGAAAG GAATATTACTCTGTTGCACATTGCACTGCTGGTGCTTGTGCTAGTATTGCTACATCATTTGTGTTCACTCCGAGTGAGCGTATTAAGCAGCAGATGCAAGTCAATTCAGAGTATCGAAACTGCTG GAGTGCAGTGCAGAGAATTACTGAGGTGGGAGGTCTACGATCTCTTTATGCGGGTTGGGGAGCTGTACTCTGCAGGAATGTACCACATTCGATCATCAAA TTCTACACATATGAAAGCTTGAAGCGCATGCTCATGTCTTCACAATCTCCTGATGACCAGCCGAGCACTTTGCAAACG TTACATTTGATCAAGAGTATCAATACATTAGCTATGAAAACGCTCTACCTATTTCTGTTCGTATAA